One window of Medicago truncatula cultivar Jemalong A17 chromosome 2, MtrunA17r5.0-ANR, whole genome shotgun sequence genomic DNA carries:
- the LOC120578195 gene encoding TMV resistance protein N-like: MSIYTYTFYFCRNESEYINAIVDRISDLLNKTDLFISDNPVGIQSRVKDVINCLDFGSNGVQLVGMWGMGGVGKTTIAKAVYNKIGREFEGRSFLANIREVWKQDGRQIMGLQEQLLSDICKEKTKISYIDKGKNTLKDKLCGKRVLIVLDDVSTLDQLNTFCGSHEWFGKGSVIIITTRDLVLLRGRVNRIYIMTVMNESESIELFSWNAFKQARPKVDFSEISMNVVKYSGGLPLALEVLGRNLFARGVTEWQCVLEKLKRIPNAQVQKKLRISYDDLEDADEQEIFLDIACFLIGMDRNDVILILNGCGLHAEIGISVLVERSLVSVDDKNRLGMHDLLRDMGRGIVREESPKSPEKRSRLLYPEDVIDVLSKQTGKESVMGLALKLPKANKYCKAMKTFRERQCPSSVERIQGITLHDALHFSFSHFMTYFHFLYLWLKFKLKKKYRRLKLNL; encoded by the exons ATGTCTATATATACGTATACATTCTATTTTTGTAGGAATGAAAGTGAGTATATCAACGCTATTGTTGACCGGATTTCAGACTTGTTGAATAAGACAGACTTGTTTATTTCGGATAACCCTGTGGGAATTCAATCTCGAGTGAAAGATGTGATTAACTGTCTAGACTTCGGATCAAACGGTGTTCAACTAGTAGGGATGTGGGGTATGGGGGGAGTTGGCAAAACAACCATTGCAAAAGCTGTTTACAATAAGATTGGCCGCGAGTTTGAAGGTAGGAGCTTCCTTGCAAATATTAGGGAAGTTTGGAAGCAAGATGGTAGACAAATAATGGGTTTACAAGAACAACTTTTATCTGATATCTgtaaagaaaaaaccaaaatatcatACATTGACAAGGGAAAAAACACATTAAAGGATAAACTTTGCGGTAAAAGAGTACTTattgtacttgatgatgtgagTACCCTAGACCAACTGAATACTTTTTGTGGAAGTCATGAATGGTTTGGCAAAGGGAGTGTAATAATCATCACAACAAGAGATTTGGTTTTACTCAGAGGGAGAGTTAACAGAATATACATAATGACAGTAATGAATGAAAGTGAGTCAATTGAGCTTTTTAGTTGGAATGCATTCAAGCAAGCGAGACCCAAAGTAGATTTTTCTGAAATTTCCATGAATGTGGTTAAGTATTCTGGAGGGTTGCCGCTAGCTCTGGAAGTCCTTGGGCGTAATTTGTTTGCTAGAGGGGTAACAGAATGGCAATGTGTATTGGAGAAACTCAAAAGAATTCCTAATGCTCAAGTGCAGAAGAAGTTAAGAATAAGTTATGATGATTTGGAAGATGCTGATGAGCAAGAAATATTCCTTGACATAGCTTGTTTCTTAATTGGAATGGACCGAAATGATGTTATACTCATATTAAATGGCTGTGGACTTCATGCAGAAATTGGAATAAGCGTCCTTGTTGAGAGAAGCCTTGTGAGTGTTGATGATAAGAACAGGCTTGGAATGCATGATTTGCTGCGAGATATGGGAAGAGGAATTGTTCGTGAGGAATCACCAAAGAGTCCTGAGAAGCGTAGCAGGTTGTTGTATCCGGAGGATGTGATTGACGTATTATCAAAACAAACT GGAAAAGAAAGTGTTATGGGACTGGCTTTGAAGTTGCCTAAAGCTAATAAATACTGTAAAGCAATGAAAACTTTTAGAGAACGCCAATGTCCATCTTCTGTGGAACGAATCCAGGGTATTACACTTCATGACGCActtcattttagtttttcacACTTCATGacttattttcactttttatatttatggctgaaatttaaattaaaaaaaaaataccgacGATTGAAGTTAAAtctctaa
- the LOC120575824 gene encoding disease resistance protein RPV1-like gives MGKEKNSESSSSMPNLTRGTMSAMDLRRLKRYSWELFSGPGPISESVRIHDVFLSFRGVDTRSTFVSHLYTALRNAEIKVFQDDSGLQRGDYISTSLLRAIEESQISLIVFSKNYANSKWCLDELDKIMMCYRTIGQKVVPVFYHLEPSEVRHQTGEFGVSFQSLLDELRLQRIMFPKSFLIKLHPTKLVQNWREDLRQAASIAGFEILKSRNESEYIKAIVDHISDLLNKTDLFISDNPVGIQSRVKDVINCLDFGSNGVQLVGMWGMGGIGKTTIAKAVYNKIGREFEGRSFLANIREVWKQDGRQMDLQEQLLSDICKEITKISYIDKGKNTLKDKLCGKRVLIVLDDVSTLDQLNTLCGSREWFGKGSVIIITTRDLVLLRGRVDRIYTMTVMNESESIELFSWNAFKQARPKVDFSEISMNVVKYSGGLPLALEVLGRYLFARGVTEWQCVLEKLKRIPNDQVQKKLRISYDDLEDTDEQEIFLDIACFLIGMDRNDVILILNDCGLHAEIGISVLVERSLVSVDDKNRLGMHDLLRDMGRGIVREESPKSPEKRSRLLYPEDVIDVLSKQTGEESVMGLALKLPKANKYCKANENFFSTDAFEKMRRLRLLQLAEVKLDGDFRYVSRELRLLSWNGLSHIPKNFTSGEKLVSIELENANVHLLWNESRFMPWMKKLKVLNLSHSHNLTESPDFFTLPNLEKIVLKDCRNLTMVSYSIVFLNRVLLINLQDCISLCSLPRNIYKLKSLKTLILSGCKKLKKLEEDLEQMESLTTLLANETAIKKVPFSIFRSKTIWYISLCGYEGLLSDVVPSMIWSWMSPTSALSYLCQRVVAMSFIVSLDIHIPHGSSSQELSSLFRSLQLSKDGKIILDSFYATLSKDLASTSATSSVSKDSLKYDLFDIGMNCQNTNNLTDILQNTNRSDGPTALLVKNHTKATIQFYKRGAPKCRLRLLSSIEPGNKVEVAVVYENNFIVEQTFLYLVYDEPDLTSYREKKKRVE, from the exons ATGGGGAAGGAAAAGAACTCCGAGTCTTCCTCATCCATGCCTAATCTTACCAGGGGAACAATGTCTGCGATGGATCTAAGAA gGCTGAAACGGTATAGTTGGGAACTATTCTCTGGTCCAGGACCAATATCAGAATCTGTAAGGATTCATGATGTGTTCTTAAGTTTCAGGGGAGTGGATACTCGTTCTACCTTCGTTTCACATCTATATACAGCTCTTCGAAATgctgaaattaaagtttttcaaGACGATAGTGGGCTTCAAAGAGGAGATTACATTTCAACATCATTATTACGTGCAATTGAAGAGTCTCAAATTTCTTTAATTGTTTTCTCAAAAAACTATGCCAATTCAAAATGGTGTTTGGATGAATTGGATAAAATAATGATGTGTTATAGAACCATAGGACAAAAGGTTGTGCCTGTGTTTTACCATTTAGAACCATCTGAAGTGCGCCATCAGACAGGAGAGTTTGGAGTATCTTTTCAAAGTCTTTTGGATGAACTGCGTCTGCAGAGAATTATGTTTCCAAAAAGTTTTTTGATTAAACTGCATCCGACGAAATTGGTGCAAAATTGGAGAGAGGATCTTCGTCAGGCAGCTAGCATTGCAGGGTTTGAAATACTCAAGTCACG GAATGAAAGTGAGTATATCAAAGCTATTGTTGACCACATTTCAGACTTGTTGAATAAGACAGACTTGTTTATTTCGGATAACCCTGTGGGAATTCAATCTCGAGTGAAAGATGTGATTAACTGTCTAGACTTCGGATCAAACGGTGTTCAACTAGTAGGGATGTGGGGTATGGGGGGAATTGGCAAAACAACCATTGCAAAAGCTGTTTACAATAAGATTGGCCGCGAGTTTGAAGGTAGGAGCTTCCTTGCAAATATTAGGGAAGTTTGGAAGCAAGATGGTAGACAAATGGATTTACAAGAACAACTTTTATCTGATATCTGTAAAGAAATAACCAAAATATCATACATTGACAAGGGAAAAAACACATTAAAGGATAAACTTTGCGGTAAAAGAGTACTTattgtacttgatgatgtgagTACCCTAGACCAACTGAATACTTTATGTGGAAGTCGTGAATGGTTTGGCAAAGGAAGTGTAATAATCATCACAACAAGAGATTTGGTTTTACTCAGAGGGAGAGTTGACAGAATATACACAATGACAGTAATGAATGAAAGTGAGTCAATTGAGCTTTTTAGTTGGAATGCATTCAAGCAAGCGAGACCCAAAGTAGATTTTTCTGAAATTTCCATGAATGTGGTTAAATATTCTGGAGGGTTGCCGCTAGCTCTGGAAGTCCTTGGGCGTTATTTGTTTGCTAGAGGGGTAACAGAATGGCAATGTGTATTGGAGAAACTCAAAAGAATTCCTAATGATCAAGTGCAGAAGAAGTTAAGAATAAGTTATGATGATTTGGAAGATACCGATGAGCAAGAAATATTCCTTGACATAGCTTGTTTCTTAATTGGAATGGACCGAAATGATGTTATACTCATATTAAATGACTGTGGACTTCATGCTGAAATTGGAATAAGCGTCCTTGTTGAGAGAAGCCTTGTGAGTGTTGATGATAAGAACAGGCTTGGAATGCATGATTTACTGCGAGATATGGGAAGAGGAATTGTTCGTGAGGAATCACCAAAGAGTCCTGAGAAGCGTAGCAGGTTGTTGTATCCGGAGGATGTGATTGACGTATTATCAAAACAAACT GGAGAAGAAAGTGTTATGGGACTGGCTTTGAAGTTGCCTAAAGCTAATAAATACTGTAAAGCTAATGAAAACTTTTTTAGCACCGACGCATTTGAAAAGATGAGAAGACTCAGATTGCTTCAACTTGCTGAAGTAAAACTTGATGGGGACTTTAGATATGTTTCAAGAGAGTTGAGATTGCTGTCATGGAATGGATTAAGTCACATACCTAAAAACTTCACCTCCGGAGAAAAATTAGTTTCCATCGAGTTAGAGAATGCCAATGTCCATCTTCTGTGGAACGAATCCAGG TTCATGCCGTGGATGAAGAAGTTGAAAGTTCTTAATCTTAGTCATTCTCACAATCTCACAGAAAGCCCCGACTTTTTTACGCTGCCTAATCTTGAAAAGATAGTACTCAAAGATTGTCGGAACTTGACTATGGTTTCTTATAGCATCGTATTTCTCAACAGAGTTCTTCTAATAAATTTGCAAGACTGTATAAGCCTTTGTAGCCTCCCAAGAAACATCTACAAGTTGAAATCTTTGAAAACTCTCATTCTTTCTGGCTgtaaaaaactgaaaaagttGGAAGAGGACTTGGAACAAATGGAATCTTTAACCACTCTGCTTGCAAATGAAACTGCAATAAAAAAAGTGCCATTTTCAATATTTAGGTCAAAAACTATTTGGTACATTTCTTTGTGTGGCTATGAAGGACTCTTAAGCGATGTAGTTCCATCTATGATTTGGTCTTGGATGTCACCAACAAGTGCACTTTCTTACCTATGCCAAAGAGTTGTAGCCATGtcatttattgtttctttagATATACATATACCACATGGTAGTAGTTCCCAGGAACTATCGTCTCTTTTCAGAAGCCTTCAACTGTCTAAAGATGGAAAAATCATTTTGGATTCTTTTTACGCCACACTTTCTAAGGATTTGGCATCTACTTCAGCTACTTCATCAGTATCAAAAGATTCCTTAAAGTATGATCTATTTGACATTGGAATGAATTGCCAGAACACCAATAATCTCACAGACATTTTACAG AACACCAATAGATCCGATGGCCCTACAGCCTTGTTGGTGAAAAATCATACAAAGGCCACCATTCAGTTCTACAAGAGAGGGGCACCGAAGTGTCGTCTAAGACTACTATCAAGTATAGAACCTGGTAATAAAGTGGAGGTTGCTGTTGTTTATGAGAACAATTTCATTGTAGAGCAGACATTCCTTTATCTCGTATATGATGAACCAGATTTGACTTCAtatagagagaagaaaaaacgaGTGGAGTGA
- the LOC120578324 gene encoding disease resistance protein RPV1-like, protein MGNEKNSESSSSMPNLTWGTNEKWLKWHVLELGSGPGPISESVRIHDVFLSFRGVDTRSTFVSHLYTALRNAGIKVFQDDSGLQRGDYISTSLFRAIEESQISLIVFSKNYANSKWCLDELEKIMKCYRTIGQKVVSVFYHLEPSEVRHQTGEFGISFRSLLYELLPQTSMFRSYNIRFLTTKIWNKKKFTQDWKEALRQEASIAGFEILKSR, encoded by the exons ATGGGGAATGAAAAGAACTCCGAGTCTTCCTCATCCATGCCTAATCTTACCTGGGGAACAAATGAAAAAT gGCTGAAATGGCATGTTTTGGAACTAGGCTCTGGTCCAGGACCAATATCAGAATCTGTAAGGATTCATGATGTGTTCTTAAGTTTCAGGGGAGTGGATACTCGTTCTACGTTCGTTTCACATCTATATACAGCTCTTCGAAATGCTGGAATTAAAGTTTTTCAAGACGATAGTGGGCTTCAAAGAGGAGATTACATTTCAACATCATTATTCCGTGCAATTGAAGAGTCTCAAATTTCTTTAATTGTTTTCTCAAAAAACTATGCCAATTCAAAATGGTGTTTGGATGAATTGGAAAAAATAATGAAGTGTTACAGAACCATAGGACAAAAGGTTGTGTCTGTGTTCTACCATTTAGAACCATCTGAAGTGCGCCATCAGACAGGAGAGTTTGGAATATCTTTTCGTAGTCTTTTGTATGAACTGCTTCCGCAGACAAGTATGTTTCGAAGCTATAATATAAGATTTTTGACCACTAAAATTTGGAACAAGAAGAAATTTACGCAAGATTGGAAAGAGGCTCTTCGTCAGGAAGCTAGCATTGCAGGGTTTGAAATACTCAAGTCACGGTAA